One Argentina anserina chromosome 6, drPotAnse1.1, whole genome shotgun sequence genomic window, TGATCCGAGACAACTTGGTAATTTTGAGTAAACAAATTTACAGGTCAGTCTGGATGAGCCAAGATTCAAGTTACTCGAGATGCGGGTGCCGACCTCAATTGTCCCGTTAAGGAGATGGATATCATGGGAACTCCGGAGCAAATCTCAGAAGAAGGGCATCTCATTCATCAAATTCTTGCTGAGGTAATGAGCTGCAATGTTTGCGGGGACTATAATGGCTGGCGTGGGTATGTGCTGCTTCGACTCTGCCCTGGTTAATTCTATCGGGTTTAatcaattttttgtttgtgCCTTTAAAATCcccatgtttttaaaatttgatttccATGGTCACTTAGGAGTTCATTTATTAATTGAAGCGCATGgttgataattttaaaattttgattgaAGTAAAGGAAAACGTATTTAATGGCTTTATATTCACTGTAACAAATCATTATGGTTGAGAAAATGGCATGTTAGTCGAGTGTAGCTAGAAAGAAGTTTTAGCGGAGGGAATTTAGCACTTTCACTTGGTTATACAGTCACGATGCATATGAttttcaaactttaaataccAGGTACTAGGTTAGTTCAACGCAATTTGGCCAGCCATGATTCCGGTTCTCACTGGGAAAATTACTACTCTGTTCCCTGTGATTTTATACTTAAACGAGTACTTGATCTCTATTATATCTGGGTGCAGGAGATCTATCAAAATTTGGGTCAGGCCTGTTTTTACTGGTTCAAGTGATTATCTTGATAGGCTATACTCACTCCTAGAATGATGCATGGGTAGAGAAAGATGAACAAAAATGGTGAGTTTAGTCCAAATACGTATCATTTCCTGTAACACTGGTTCACTTTGATTTCTAACTgtatttatgtatatatttcaGGTATACCGCTTTGCTTGTTGTATCAATTGGATGCTACATTGCAGTATTTGCATTTTCAGGCATTCTATTCATTTGGTTCAACCCTTGTGGTGAAGACTGTGGCCTTAATGTCTTCTTCATTATTATGACCATGGTTCTTGCATTTGCATTTGCAGTAATTGCACTACATCCCACGGTAAGCATAAAATGGTAAAAGTCATCAATTTGAAACTCATGCTAAATGTAAGGTGCCCATCTTTccgtttcaaaaaaaaaatgctaatATTTCTCCTTATGTTTAAATAATGAACTTATCAATTTATGTCTTCATGTCTACTATGCAAATTGTATATAACTCATGAAGTAATTAGGACTCATTCCcatatattcttatttttctacTAAAACACAATGACCACATGGATAGTTATGATTTTGGGCAATAATGAATGGCTCTGAACTGCATTGCTTGACTTAACCAAAATCATTATAGAAGCTCCCTAAGACTCTTGCCTATATTTTCTTAAAATGTTCAGCATGTCTTGTTCCACCATATAGTACAAGAGAACTGCTAAAATTTGTGTTGGGAAGTGTTAAATGGTATGGTCATTGTTATTTGGAAAATCTTGGACTAAGTAGGTTTGTTTTATTGTCAGGTCTTATACTGAAATGTTAACCCCCATGACGATTTTGCCTGGAATTTCAAACAGGTAAATGGCAGCCCCTCCTACCTGCTTCTGTGATATCAGTTTATAGTGCTTATGTGTGCTACACAGCTCTTTCCAGTGAGCCTCGTGGCTATGCTTGCAATGGTCTCACCACTCCAGTGTTGTCTCTGTTGGTACTCTTCATCTTGGGATGGCGCAACCATTCTTTCAGTTCTGTACTCTACATTACGTGCTGGATCTTCAACAACGTTTCTGTCACCACCTTTTTCACCCATAGCAGGTACTCCAAAGTTCATGTCATCCTTTATTATGCAATAACCAATGTTACTCTCATGCTCATTAGTTACATATTaagttctttcaaactcattcCAATTTGTGCCGCAGCTGAAAAGACACCTCTTCTTGAGGGGAAAGAGTTGGAAGaagggaaacaaaagaatgacAAAGAAGTAATACCTGTCAACCATTCATACACATTTTTTCACCTGATATTTGCCTTGGCTAGCATGTATTCAACCATGCTTCTTTTGGGTTGGACCAACTCTGCTGAGAGTTCAGACCTTATAGACATTGGCTGGACATCAGTTTGGGTCCGAATCTGCACATAATGGGTCACGGCTGCACTATACATTTGGTCACTTGTGGCTCCTTCACTTTTCCCAGATCGCGAGTTCTAGGTTGCTCATCCACTTTGTTCTATAGGTTCccaaaaatctcaaaatctAGTTGTTTACCTGTAAATCACAGATTTTATCATGTAGTTATCTAAGTAATCTAACTAGCTTTTAAGATGGTCATGGTTGGGGAGTATTAAGTAAAGTTGAGCTCGGTGAATTTTCGATATGGATCTCCTTGTAGTCTCGAGTATGTAACTGTTGCTTTtgtgtatataactatatatggaGCTAAACTTGCAAATAAAAACTAGAACGAGGTCTTTAAGTGAAACTATAAATTTGTTTGAAACGACCTATTTTTTCTCATTCAACGCCAAACTCCTAAATCAGAGACCACGGTCAAATGCGGTTAAATATGGATATTAACATGATATTACCGTTGACCGATGTCGGACAGTTCAACAACATCCAAATCCTATGAAATTTCGCCAGGGTTCTTTAATATATACACTGCACACATCAtatggtgttgatcgaccgTATCTGACCGTCGGGATCGCGAGGGCTAAGGTGTGACCTAATGTTTATTAACCTAGATAGCTTGCTCAGTAGGAAATTGGGGGATCTTGAATACTTTTCAATTACGGGATGGAGGTCGATGATTGGGCGGTCCGATGTTTtccatgatttttttattacgTGGGCTTCGTGTAAAAATTTGGTCCTAATCAGGCCTCCTTCGGCCGTCGGACTCTTTGGTCAATGCTAAACCACAATAAACCCCCCCCCTAAGGGGGATGACGTGCCCAGAGGGCCGTGCCTGTCACACTTGAAATGACCTATTTTTTTCCATTCAACGTGCGGCACCGCCTCGCCGAACCCCTAAATCGAAGGCCGCGGTCAAATGCGGTCAAATATGGATATTAACATGATATTACAATTGACCGATGCATCAGACAGTCCAACGACATTCAAATCCTACGAAATTTCGCTGGGGATCCTTAAAATATATGTTGGACGAATCGTATAGTGCCGATCGACTATATCCGGCCGTCGGGATCGCGGGCCCAAGGTGTGACCTAATGTTTACTAGCCTATATATCTTGCTTAGTAGGAAATTGGGGGATCTTGAAATACTTTTCAAGTATGACCTTATTTAATTACCTTTCAGTTAATTTGTTACTTTTTTTGCCTCTTTCGTCATAGTCTTTGCAAAATCTAGTCACTTTGCCCGGCTCTtaattcatttgtttgatttgtataTAGTACACAGtagttcaaacttcaaaggaGGGTAGGATGAAGTTTTGTACCATTGTGGCTTCATTACCCGAACTTCGTCCCTATATTTATAGAGGGGTTTAGAGTTTACTTCTTCAGCACCTTGCATAGTGCTAAGCatcatatttaaatatttgGCTTGAAATTTGCATAAACCCACAATTATGAATGTTCAATCAAGACCATCATATAGTCTATTAATAATGTTGCAAATTTAACTCAACTAAAGTAAAATGTTATACTACATTAGTGCACACTTCGGTAATTGCATACATGAGTTCTACAAATGTTCAATCGAGACCAGCCgatatgatatatatgtatatatatataactatacaTTTTCAACAAATTTCTGGCTTATTTGACTATTTGTTTCTCGGGTCAACCGAAAAACACCTGAAGTCGtctgaaattatttatttttatttgaccGCACACACTAACTCATGAATTTTTTATGGTTATGGACATGTAAACCTCATACAGTCATCACCTCTCGGCAATGGGTTTACCTATATGATATGTTAATAGTGTTTTCAGTTGACCCAAGTTATGGACGGTCAAATAAGTGACGGGCcaagtattttcacaaatatgaagatccaagcccgccaCCTCAAATGGGTCTTGCGGACTTTGGCAGACCGGGTCatgcgggcttgtattagaaaaaaaacataatactctaatttaagggtttaaaacaataaaagaattattagaaaacattattaaaaaaagtcacaaataaattctagtttcaaaatattatcgatcgacaccagtagatatgatcgatatatatatttagggactctgtaaaaatttcatctgttttgaacatggtttgaccgttcgtacctatggtcaacaaaaaaagtggtgttttgacataataaaatcttATTGACCGAGACTTtgctaaatgagtttcctcgttgcgaccacgcacgatcagtgacaaaaattaggtgatttcaagtatgtaaacaactttccgtattcgcatcttggtaatgggtccccctcttagggcatattagtgttgtttttggtttaccggatatttcgacggtcaaacgaggtccgaattggatgtcattttaaaatggtcactaaatatatataccgatcacatcggatggtgtcgatcgattccgagaagtttccttcatatagtcgcttcataatgcaatagttttattataaacctaatataaaggttatgttACATTAGTGGATACTTCGGTGATCGACAActtcagttcgaaatatggttgatcgacaccagtagatgtgatatgtatatatatttagggaacacataaaaatttcgtccgttttggacatggtttaactgttcgtaccaacggtcaactaaaaaaggtgttttaacatattgaaaccccattgaccggggatttgccaaatgggtttcttcagtgcgactggacacgataggtaacaaaaattaggtgatttcagatatgcaaacggatttcggcgttcgcatatttataataggtcatcccttatggcatattagtggtgttttcaatttacTAAATATTCTGAGGGTCAaacaaggtccgaattggatggaatttttacagggtcactaaatatatataccgatcacatcggctggtgtcgatcgatcccgagaagtttccttcatatagtcgtttcataatgcgatagttttattctaaacctaatataaatgttatgatacattagtggaaacttaggcgatcgccaaatccagttcgaaatatggtcaatcgacaccagaagatgtgatcggtatatatatttagtgacctcgtaaaaatttcgtccgttttggacatggtttgaccgttcatacctgcggtcaaccaaaaaagaggcgttttgacatattgaa contains:
- the LOC126796930 gene encoding LOW QUALITY PROTEIN: uncharacterized protein LOC126796930 (The sequence of the model RefSeq protein was modified relative to this genomic sequence to represent the inferred CDS: inserted 2 bases in 2 codons; deleted 2 bases in 1 codon; substituted 2 bases at 2 genomic stop codons), which gives rise to MDIMGTPEQISEEGHLIHQILAEVLGDLSKFGSGLFLLVQVIILIGYTHSXNDAWVEKDEQKWYTALLVVSIGCYIAVFAFSGILFIWFNPCGEDCGLNVFFIIMTMVLAFAFAVIALHPTVNGSLLPASVISVYSAYVCYTALSSEPRGYACNGXHHSSVVSVGTLHLGMAXTILSVLYSTLRAGSSTTFLSPPFSPIAAEKTPLLEGKELEEGKQKNDKEVIPVNHSYTFFHLIFALASMYSTMLLLGWTNSAESSDLIDIGWTSVWVRICTXWVTAALYIWSLVAPSLFPDREF